The nucleotide window GCATTTTCTTTTAACCTTGTCGGTGTGACTGATTTAGGGATCGGGATAATTTGATTTTGCAGGTGCCACCTTAAAATGACCTGGGCAGGGGTCTTGCCGTGCTGTTCAGCAATCTTTCCGAGCACAGGATCATCCAGGAATCTCCCTCTGGACAGGGGCGACCACGCTTGCACTTTTATATTATTTTGCTGACAGAATTCCCGAAGATCAATCTGGGATAACAAAGGATGAAGCTCCACCTGATTAATAACCGGTTTTTCTGCAGCATGGCTCAGAAGGTCTTTTAAATGATGGATGTTAAAATTGCTTACACCTATGGCCTTGACTCTGCCATCGCGATACAACTTTTCGAGAGCGCGCCAAGTTTCCAAGTACTTTCCTTTTACAGGCCAATGGACAAGATATAGATCCAGATAATCCAGCCCTAATCTTTCCATACTATCTTCAAAGGCCTTCAAGGTATTATCATATCCCTGCTCCGAATTCCAGACTTTAGTTGTGATAAACAACTCATCCCTTGGGATTCCGCTGTTTCGGATGCTTTGACCGACACCCTCTTCATTCCGGTAAAAAGAAGCTGTATCTATGAGCCTGTAACCAAGGTCAAGCGCAGTATGAATCGTTTGTTCGAGATGTTCACCTTCCTCGACTTTATAGACACCGAGGCCAAAAGCCGGCATTTTCACTCCGTTATGTAATTCTATCGTATCAAAAATGCTCACTGTGAATTCCCCTCCTTATCATCCATTCTATTCCTCTATAAACTGGAATACAAATCAAAACGGCTGCCAATCTGACAGCCGCTAAATCTATATAAACGGCACATCGGCCGAAATTTTCCGTTTTGATTAATCATTAAGTTCCCGGCAAAAATTTGTCCTAAACAACCGGACAATACAATTTCCAAAAATGGGCTTATCCTATTTTTCATGGCGCATAAAAAGCCCGGAATAAACTTCCGGGCTTCAAGTAGTTAAAATTATTTAATATTGTCAATTGCACCAATCAATCTTTTTTCAATATCTGCCGCAATTGCTTGCAAATCTTCATTTTCCACAAATTTAATCAGTTCCGTAGGCTTTGGAAGGCCGACCTTGGTTGTACCATTATCTTTATACACTACAATTTTGCAAGGGAGAAAATAGCTTACGATAGGATTCTTTTCCAGTACCCTTTTTGCTTCATGCGGATTGCACACTTCAAGGATGATATAGTCGCCGTCAAGTTCGACACCTTTACCAGCTAATGTTTCCTTCATATCCAAAGACCAAAGGACACCGAATTTCTCATCTTTCAAGCTTGCTTCGAGTGCAGATACTGCTTCATTCATTGACTTGTCCACTTCAATTGTATAATGGAACATGTTCATCTCTCCTCTCATTTTAAAAAAATACCTCATTTTTATAGCAGATAAACCACTATAGGTATTGTAAATATTGTGCCATAGGAAAAAACCGCCGTACACTATTTTGCATTCCGGCGGTCAGTATAATTTAGCAAGGAAATACTTGCCTCTATTGAATAATCGGTGCTTAAGATCTTTCCTGCAGTTCCGAAATCTCCACAGTTGTCCTTTCTTCCATTGGTCCACGCAGATGGACAGTGGCAGTGCGGCTGTCCTCATTCAGATGGTCAATCCACACGGATGCACCGTTATAAATCACATCTATTTCGGCAGATGATGACAGTATTTGTCTTACGCGATTCAAATCCATATTCCTACCTCCACAATCAATTTTCTCCACTATTTTTGCTAGAAGCTTATGTTTTTATTCTCTTGTTAAAATTATATATGACTGACTGCCACGGAATGGACAAGTTGCGTTAGAATATATGTATATCCATAAATTCTGGAGGTCATTATGCCTGATTGGTCCTATCACCCATTATTTAAACCATGGCTGTCTATTTTGCCTG belongs to Mesobacillus subterraneus and includes:
- a CDS encoding aldo/keto reductase — its product is MPAFGLGVYKVEEGEHLEQTIHTALDLGYRLIDTASFYRNEEGVGQSIRNSGIPRDELFITTKVWNSEQGYDNTLKAFEDSMERLGLDYLDLYLVHWPVKGKYLETWRALEKLYRDGRVKAIGVSNFNIHHLKDLLSHAAEKPVINQVELHPLLSQIDLREFCQQNNIKVQAWSPLSRGRFLDDPVLGKIAEQHGKTPAQVILRWHLQNQIIPIPKSVTPTRLKENAEIFDFQLSQKELEEIDGLNQDHRFGGDPDHIDF
- a CDS encoding DUF302 domain-containing protein, giving the protein MFHYTIEVDKSMNEAVSALEASLKDEKFGVLWSLDMKETLAGKGVELDGDYIILEVCNPHEAKRVLEKNPIVSYFLPCKIVVYKDNGTTKVGLPKPTELIKFVENEDLQAIAADIEKRLIGAIDNIK
- a CDS encoding H-type small acid-soluble spore protein, with protein sequence MDLNRVRQILSSSAEIDVIYNGASVWIDHLNEDSRTATVHLRGPMEERTTVEISELQERS